CAATAAAAATACTTTTTAATTGTGTTTTTAAAAATATAATGAAGCACAAGCCATGTGTCAGCAATTAATTGGTCATGTGACTTGTGCTTTAGTATATAAGGGATATTATTTAATTTTGTTTTTTAATTATTTTAATCTGTTTTTTTATGAAATTTTAATAAAATTATGTAATTTTTTTGACTAATTGTATGATCTACTTATTTAGTAAATTTTTAAATATAAAACTTATTTGACGTCTATTTATTGACTTTAATATTTTATTTTTTTAATACTTGTTTGATGTCAACTTAAGCTAAACGTTATCTCCCGTATATAATTATTAATTATAGACTTTTAGGAATAAAAATAATCTAAGAATAAAATTCTAGTATGAAATTTACTAAGTTTAAACGAATGCAATTTTTTAATGAAAATATAAATAAAATAATTCATTAGTTTAATTAATATCATATTAAACTAAATTTTATAAAATATATTAATTTTTTAAATTATATTTTTTAAATTATATTTTGTTAAAAATATTCTTACGCTTTTAATACACAAATCAAAATCTAATGTTTAATTAATTTTCAGGTATGTCATATTTTAATTTATGAAACGAGAGCTTTAAACGGTCTCTGGCATCCACATAACTTTTTGGATAAATTTGTGATGTTAACTACGTAATATTATTATGTCGAAGAATGTTGTCATGCATAACATATACTTCGTGTAGGTAGATATACATAAATTTAGTTAGTATGATTGACCATGTCATGGTTAGTACTTCATGTAGTTAGAAATCATTTTTCCAAAAATATGTCATTTTACTTTTATTGTATCATTAACATTTTTGATACTAAATATCTAAACTATATTAATAAAATAACTGACTATAATATATATAAAGTTTTCACGACTGTAATGTAGAAGGAATAATGGTGTCAATCGATATTTAAAGTTGAAAACCGTGCTAACTAGTAATCGTGCTCAGTTTACCATGTATGTTCTTACTAACGTTATTTTATTTGTGTTTTATGAATTTGTACCACGGATCAATTATGTTTTAGTTTCTAGTACAGTAATTTGCATTGTAAATTATAACAAGATCTCGATCCGTTCAACCGCGCGGGTTTTTATTTTCATTTTTTTATATAAATATTTTGTTTTCAATTCTAAATTGGTATATATTATAATATATTTGTGTCTATCAATTTTTAAAACATAATAAGTTTACGGTATATTTTTTCATTGAATAGATTGTTTCAAACTTTCGCATGTATTTGTATCTTCTTCTATATATATATTTTCGGATTATTATTTCATTATTAAAATCGTAACTATATATATAAATATTAGTATAATATTGTTTTATTGTCATATTCAAAGATATTGTAACATTTCACAAATTTAGAAAGTTTTTAAAAAAATTAAATTTTTCGCTTTATAGATTTATATTATCGAGTAAATAATTAAACATTTAGTTTTTGTTTAATTTTAAAATAAACTATATAGTTTAAAATTTGTTTTCATTGGTTTAAGGTAGTAAAGATTAATCATTGTTAGATAATATGATTTTTGTTATTTTAAAAAAAAATCTTTATAATTTTAAAATTTAACATCGACAAATATTTAAATATTTAACATATATAGTGGTATAGTATTACAACAAATCTATTTAATTTATAATATCTATAAATCTAATAGATCATATATTGTTTAAATCTAATTATTGATAACCCAATAAAAATTTCTGGTAGGCCCAAAATTTAAATGATAAAATTATAGATTAAATGTAACATGACTTTTTAGGAATAAGTCCATTGGATTTATTTTTTAAAAAAAAAAATCACACACTAATCAAGGTCGTGACTTCTGTTTTAATATATAAGATTTCTTATTTAGTTACTTATTTTATTTCTATTAGAAATATTAGTAGAGTATTCTAAAATATTTTGATCCTAGTTTAACATCAATTATAAATAATTTTCGTCATTTTAATAATTGATGTAAATATATATATTTGAATCATTTATAAAACTGATACAAATGTAATATCAATTATTTTTTTAAATGATACCAATATCTTAAATCAGTAATTATAAATGATACTAGTATTCTAATCATTTCTAAAAATTGATATAAGTTTTGTATCAGTTATTAATAAATGATGTAACTAATTAAAATCAATTACTTTAACTGATACTAACATTAACATCGTTTAATAAAATTGATATAACAGTTAACATCATTTCATATAACTGACACATATTGACATCATTTAAATAAATTAACATCATTTAACACAGTTGATATAAAAGTTAACATCAATTTTTATAATCGTCACATTTTGACATCACTTGATATAACCGATGAATATATTATTATTTTTAACACCACTTATTAGTAAAATGATACAAAATATTTACATCACCACTTTTAGAGTCATTTTTTTAAATGATGTAAAAAAATTTTACATCATTTATAAGTAATGCAAAATATTAAAAATAAATGATTTAAATGATGTTTTTTTTGTAAAGCATACTTAAACCAGTCGAAATGGTGTGATTTAAACCTATTAAATCATTAACTACTCGCCGTCTACAATAAAAACCACCTTAATGTTATGAACTATTTTATTGATGTCCATATAGGCACATAAGCCCATGTTCTAGAGGTTATAAACACTAGTATTGTATTCCTATATATATGTATTGTTGTCTAAGAAATAAGAATAAGATTAACCGATTTCCTCTTTCTCTTTATTCACAACACGTTATCAGCACGGAATCCTAACCGCCGAAAAAACTTTAATTACCTTCTAAAAGAATCGTCTTGGTTCACGAGATTTCCATATCGTTCCTTTTGCCCATGAAGTCGTCTCTGTGATTTGGTTTATCGTTATTTTCAACGTGAGGGAGGACACACTTTGACGAAACGAAGAGGTCGTCATTACCAATTAAGATTGACGACATCTCCGATCTCTCCAACTTTATTATATAACTAAGATAAGTATGACTAGTCTTCTTTTAATCTTAGTCTCACTCAAAATAACCAAAATATGATTCACAAATAGAGTTATGCTTACACGAACAGATTTCTTATTCGCTTGTTATGCCGTTTGATGCTTTATTGTTTATTCACATCCATTGCTTGTTGTACGATGATGTGTGTGGTTGTACTCTTTTTCCTTATCATTAGTTTTGTCCCACTGGTTTTCCATGTCAAAATTTTAACGAGGCAACAAATAACACGCTAATGATAGATACCTAAAGAGGAATGTCATCAATCTTCCAAAGTATTTTTCGAGATTTAAGAAGCAGGAGAAAATGAGATAGATCAATCATACTTGAAAAAGAATCAATGTATGAACACATTCCATTCTTGAGACATAATCGAAGGTCAAAAGTTTTCCAATCAAAGGAGACCTTTTAGATGGAATTGCAATATGAAATTGGTGTCCAGAGAAAGATCTTTGAGTCTATTTTCATCTCAAATTTGAATCAAGTCATTATCCATAATAGAACTCGAGATATGGCTGTTTTCGCGTGACATTTACAAGCTAGGCTGTCTTAGAATACCTAATATCATATAATATTCGAAATACCGCTTGATATTTCCATCTTAACAGAGCCAGATCGGTGCTTAAAGTTAGACATGGATGTTAGTTTCGATTTCCAAATGCTTTGAACTCATTTTGTCCTACGATCATCAAGATATTCAAGCTTCAGTGAGGAGTGTCAAATCTGCCAAGAGAAGTGAACCGGTTCAAGTCCAAGACGAAGGAGTTAATTCATCACATTAGATTGTGTCCTATCAGATATCTCAAGTTATGTTTTCATCAGGGAGTAGATGAGCGCTGCACTCTTTTTCCCTTAACCATAGTTTTTTCCACTGGGTTTTCCTGGTAAGGTTTTTAATGAAGCAGCATTTTATGCGCTTTAAAAAAAAATTTGTATAATGGACATCCAATGAAAAGTGTTATGAACTATTTTATGGATGTCCATATAGGCCCATAAGCCCATATTGTTCTAAACCCTAGTATTGTATTCCTATATATATGTATTGTTGTCTATAGAATAAGAATAAGATTAACTGATTTCCTCTTTCTCTCTATTCGAAGCACTTAATACGTTTTACTTTTTAGGTTGAATTCGTGTTCTATTCTATGTTTGTGTTTTGTGACTCTCCAAGTCTCTAGGCTCCGTTTAACGCGTCATGAAGAACCTAAAATGTATGAGCAACACTATTGAACACCGGAGCCTCAATGTTGCTTTGACTACGATTATATTATTTAGTTAGAATTTACAACTTTTAGCTTCGCTATGATTGGTTATCACTGTAAACAGATCTCTCGTTTACATGTAAAAGAGAATCCAAGTGGTTGCACTTGACTTCCATTATGGTGTACATGACTACCCGAGGTCGCCAGTTCGATACTCAGGGACAGCGGGGTGGTACTGGGTTAGCTAAAAAATCCCTACGGGGATTTCTGGCGAGGTGGCCCTTCGGCGTGAGCCCAGTCACTATAAAAAGTTCAACCTATACAGTTTTGATTCGCATGGAAGATAAGTAGAAAAAGTGGTTCGTAAGTATCGGCAGAAAGATTCTCTATGCGATAAGCTTCTCCCGATTCTCTATGCGATAAGCTTCTCCCGTCTCCTCCTCCGCCAGTGGGCCTCACGCCCGGCCGACGACCGTCTCCTTTCTCACGTCTCCTAGTTTCTTCTGTCACCATGCTTCCAAAAAAAATTAAGAATCATCGTCGTCATTCCTAGTTTCTTCTAAAGTTGCTCGTTTTGTCGGTTCTGCTGCTTCTGCGTCTAAGGCGAAGAAGAAGGCTAAATCCGTTTCTGCAATCGCCAGATCTGTTCTGTCCGATGATGTTCCCACCAGATCTGTGGCTCCGGTGTTTTGTTCTCCTCCTCTTGGCTTTTCTGCTAAGTTTGGTTCTGTTCCCGACATCCCAGCTCTGTTGGGTGCTCTAATTGCTGCTCCTGCGACTGAATCAGCTGCTCCTGTGATGGAATCGCCTGCTCTGGTGGTTAACTCAACGGTTAAGGCTGGTAGTTCATCACCCCGTTCTGATGTGGCTACTGCTGGAGTGAATCCACTGCCTCATCTTCCGATTGGAGCCTCTTTCTATATGCCGGCCGTGATTTCTCAGAGCGTCACTCCGGCTCCGAAAGTTCCTTTATTGATTCCGGCTCAGACAGCTCCACCTAGGAATTATGCTTCTGTGCTCAAGAACTCCTCGGAACTTCAAGAACTTGGCACTCCCACTGACCATGTCTCTGGTGTTCCGTTTGTCCTCATACCTGATGAGAATATTGAGACTACCAAGGAGGAATTCAAAGACTTCCTTTATGCTAGTTTCCATGGTGACGTTCCTCCTATGGGCAGAATCATTGGAGTTGTTAATGCAGTTTGGGCGAAGTCAGGCCCTAGGATCTATGTTCATCGGCTTGGGAAAGGGTCATTTCTTCTCCGTGTTACAAACCCGAAGACCCGTGAAACACTACTGTCTCGTTCTTGCTGGAACATTACAGGCTTGTCCATGTTTGTTGCTCCCTGGTCACCAGACTTTGCTCCAGGCGAAGCTCCTATAACGTCAGCTGTTGTCCCAGATGAGCTGAGAAATGTTCCCTATCTCCTTTACAACAATGAAAGCCTGAGTCGTCTAGCTACAGTGGTAGGGAGACCGGTCTCTGTAGCTCCGGAAACTCAGCGTAAAGAAAACTTCCAAGTTGCGAAGCTTTATGTCAAGGTTGATCTATTGAAACGTCTGCCTGATACAATAGTTTCGGGTTTCTCGAATGGTAGAGAGTTTCGGATTGATGTTTCTTACCCCTGGCTTCCAATTAAGTGCGAGCATTGCGGTAAATATGGCCATAAAAAAGAAGAATGTCATGTGGAGATTGCAGCTGGTTTCCTTAACCAAAATTTTGCCCCTCCAAATCAGCGCAAAAGATCAATGTCTCGCCCTGCTCGTTCGCGTACAGCAAAGCCAATCTTTGGTTCTCAGACCTATGTTCCTAAAGCTGCTTCAGTGCAGGTAATAGAAGCACCCATGACGGGTCCGGTATCTGAAGATTCTGAGAAGTTGGATACGTCGGTGAACCCTATACCTGAGGTCACTGAGAACTTGGAGATGTTAGAGGAATCTGTAGCTATAAGTAAGGGGACCGGTGTAGATGGAAAGATGATTGCTCTTGACCAATCTTTGGAGCTAGAAGAAGGAGAGGTCTCTCCTGTGCCCTGCCAGGACTCTATTACTGCTGATTCTACTAGCAATATTGGAGAACCTGTCTCCGCGGATCAGGATGAAGAGGGCTTCAGCACGCCTGCTAGGAAAAAGACATCTCATCTTGGAGGATCAAATATGCACCCTCAGGCTGTAACTGCTTCAGTTCATGTTGGAAATTGCTCAAACTCTTTTGATGTTTTGAGCGATGATCAAGTTGTTGATGATCCTTTCTTTCTTGTCAATAATAGGAAGAGTGGCCGGAAGGCTACAAAAAACTAATTCCATTTTAATCATGTTTTTTGTGTGGAATGTTAGAGGGCTTAATAGTGACAGACGCCACAATTTTACTAAGGCTTGGATTAATATCCACAGACCCCTTTTCGGAGCATTTTTGGAAACTCATATTCTTGAAAACAATAAAGATCGGATTTTGAGAGCAATACCTCCAAGTTGGAAGATTTTTGGGAACTACCGGTCTGATGCTTCTGGGAGGATTATCTTGGTCTGGGACCCTCGGGTTTCAGTGTTTATCTATCATGAATCGGCTCAATCAGTCATCTGAGGGGTGCTGATTCCAGCAGATAATATAAGTATTACAGTTTCTTTTGTTTATGCTTTCAACGAGTTGGAAGATCGGATACCTCTTTGGGACAGTTTGGTGGACATTCAAGCTACGTCTCCAGTTTATAGGTTCCCATGGACGGTTATTGGGGATTTTAATCAGATTTTGAGAGTAAGCCACCACTCAAATCACATCTCTGCGAGGGTTGACACTGCAGGTATTGAAGAAATTAATCTCTCCCTTCAGGATGCGGAGTTGTTTGAGGCTCAAGCTAAGGGTTTGCCTTTCACTTGGACAAATAATCAGGACGACAATCCCATCTCTACTAAGATAGACCACGCTTTCATTAATCAGTCATGGTCCTCCTCCTTCCCTGATTCATATGCAGAGTTCTTGGAACCAGGTCAATCTGATCATGCTCCCTGCTTGTTTCATCTTCCTTCGGTTAGACGTCGGGTTTGTAAACCCTTCAAGTTCTTTCCTCATGTTACTGATCATCCAGATTACTCTCAGCTGGTATCTGAGTCCTGGAACTGCAGCCAAATCACGGGAACTGATCAGTTTAAGCTGGTCCGTTCACTGAAGTTGCTCAAGATGGTCCTGCGAAGATTGAACAAGAGACACTTCAGCGGTATTTCTCAGCGAGTCAAGGATCAAACTGTTATAGTGGATTGGCTTCAGAGATCTCTGCTTACTCTTCCTGATTCTGATACAGCTAGGGAAGAACATATTCAACGGTAAAAACTAAATGTTTTGTTAACAGCAGAAGAAAAGTTCTATAGACAACGTTCGGTGGGCGGACGTAGGGGATCGTAATACTGTTTTTTACCACAGTATGGTCACTCAGTACGTAACTAGGAACCATATTCACTTTTTGAAGGATGAGAATGATCTGGTTATCTCCTCTACCGATGACCTCAAGTCACACTCTGCTCAATATTTTCAGAATATCTTGGGTGTTACTGATCTCCCTATCTCTATGGCTCCTATGGACGAACTTCAGGACCTCCTCCCGTTTCGTTGCTCGGAGATTCAACAAACTTATCTATCTTGATCTGTTCTTGAGCCGGAGATAAAGGGTACAATTTTCTCCATGCCATTCAACAAGACCCCCGGCCCTGGCGGTTACTCCATTGAATTCATTCGGACTTCTTGGGACACGGTTGGGCCTGACATCATCAAAGCAGTAAGTGAGTTTTTCAGAAATGGCAGGTTACTTAAGGATCTAAATACTACCGCCATCACTTTGATACCGAAGAAACCTGAAGCCTCCTCTGTGGGAGATTACCGTCCGATCAGTTGCTGCAATATTGTCTACAAAGTTATCTCCAAGATCATCGCAAACCGGTTGAAGCCCATTCTACGTGAATGTGTCAGCCCTAATCAGGCCGCTTTCTTAAAAGGACGTAGCTTGGGTTAAAATGTCCTTCTCGCCTCAGAGCTGATCCGTGACTACAACAAATCGTCATGTCTTCGTAGTAGTATGCTTAAAGTGGATATCCGTAAGGCGTTTGATACGGTTTGCTGGGATTTTGTAATAAAAATCCTTTGGGCTCAAGGTTTCCCTCCGCTATTTGTCTCTTGGATCCAGGAGTGCATTACCTCTCCTAGGTTCTTGGTTGCTCTAAATGGGGAGTTGGCTGGTTTCTTTGAGGGTAAAAAGGGCTTGAGACAGGGGGATTCTATCTCTCCTTACTTGTTCATCATGATCATGGAAGTCCTCTCTAGACTTTTGAATAAGGCCCAGGTGGAGGATAGGTTTCGGCTTCACCCTCTTTGTCACTCTCTTAGGATCACTCACCTCCTATTTGCGGATGACTTACTGGTTTTTTCTGATGGATCAAAATCTTTGGTCTCGGGTATAAAAACGGTCATGTTGCAGTTTAAAAACTGGTCTGGTCTGGACATAAATGAGGCAAAGTCCGAGATCTTCTTTGGAGGTTACAATGATGTGCAAGCTTCAGTTATGGCTGACATGTCTGGGTTTAAACGCGGTTCCTTCCCTACGAGGTATCTAGGCCTTCCCTTGGACCCGAAAAAAATTACCTTCGCCACGCTGCAACCATTCTTGGAAAGAATTACTTCCAAGCTACATTCTTTGACAGTGAAAACTCTTACATTTGCAGGCAAGGTGAAGCTAATTTACTCTGTGGTGTATGGCATGGTAAACTTTTGGAGTTCTGTCTTTGTGTTCCCAAAGAGATTTTATAACAAAGTCGACTCTCTATGCTCAGCGTTTCTGTGGAAGAACTCCACCACCTCTGCCTCGGGTGCTCGTGTTTCTTGGTCATCTATTTGTACTCCGAAGGATGAAGGAGGTCTTGGATTAAGGAAACTTGAGAATTTCGATATGGTTTTCAGATTAAAGCGCCTATGGAATTTCTTCTCGAACTCGGGCTCTCTCTGGGTGGCTTGGCTATTGAGTAATCGCTTTCATGGAATCAACTTTTGGCTGGTCCGAGATTCCCAGGGCTTCTCACCCACTGTTAGGAGTATGTTGCAGCTGAAACATCTCCTACATACTTTTCTCCGGTGTTCTATAGGCAACGGTTCTAGCGCTTCCTTCTGGTTCGATTTCTGGACAGATTTGGGCCCTCTACACTTGTTATTTGGGCCTAATCCCTCCAGGACACTTAGAATACCAATCTCATCATCAGTCGCTGATGCAGTAAGGGATGGTCATTGGAATCTCCTACCAGCAAGAAGTGGTCATGCAGTTACCCTGCAGATTGTTCTCTCCACTATACCAGTTCCTTCTCATAACAAGTGACAAGGATACTTACCTCTGGAGATTGCACACATTTACTACGCCAGAGATCTCCTTCGGTGGAGTGGCATAAAGTTGTATGGTTCAAGGAAGAAGTTCCTCGTTGCTCATTTATCACTTGGCTGTCTGTGCTGAACAGGTTACCTACTCGAGACCGTTTAATCTCTTGGGGTTTGACAGTCCCTGATGCTTGCGTCTTCTGTTCTACGGACGTTGAATCTCATCGGCATCTCTTTTTTGGATGTTGTAATGCTACTGCTGTCTGGAATAAATTTTGTGGCAGATTTATTTTTTCTCCTCCATTGGACCTCTCTTCGGCGGTTTTGATGTGTTCAAATTACCAGGGAATTTTTCCTTCACATGTGAAGGTTATTATGAAGCTACTGCTGCAGGTTATTGTCTATTCTCTTTGGCGAGAGCGCAACGGCCGCATCTTCAGGGAAATTAGCCACAGCCCGACGGTGTTCTTCAGGAACGTGGACCGGCAAATGAGAGACAGGCTGCTCTCGCTTACTCCGGCTCCATCGGATTCACTCTCTTCTAGAACTGTATTTCTGGTTCATTGATTCCTTTAGCTAATGATGTTTCTTTTATGCTCTGTTTTTCCTTTCATGTTTTGTAATAAGTTGCTTTGCAACATGTAAAATTCAGAAAATAGTTATAAATCTTAACATTTAGACCAAAAAAAAAAAAAAAAACTAATAAGTATTAAGTCATCCAGAATGGATCCAATTTACACTTTTTACTTTATTCTCGTATACTCGTATATGTTAGACCAGATCAAAATACCGTTATTTCATTGATGTACAAAGTAAATATTTTATTTTATATATCTAGAAAATTTGTTAGACACAAACTATAGATTTTATATAAATAACCTTATTGAATTAAGTAAGAGAAAGCCATTGTACCTCTTAGATTTCCTCCAAATTCTATCAAAGGATCGAAGAAAATTTTGTAGAAGAAACACAAAATATTCCAGTCGTATTTTATTGTTGCAAGTAATATCACACATTTTTTTTTGCTAGATTTCACAATACACGTCTTTATCATGATTAAAATGTTTTGTTTTGTTGTCTTTGCAGTTGTGTTATTAGCAGAACCGAGACAACAATTGTTCACAAGCAATAATTACGCCGGAACGACCGTTAATAGCAGATAGCAAAGTGCTTTAATTTGTTGACCTATTCATCGTACGGAGGGGATCTCTTGTGGTTGGTATTGGTTTTCACACAAGAAGGGGCTGATATATTCAACATTACAACATTTGATCCCCCACGAGACTCGAACGGGAGACGTAGAGCATGCCCAGTGGTTATGTTCTGAGAACAGCTCTAGTTGTAAATAATAATCTAATCTATTAATTTAGGATCATATTTTTTATCTATCATACAAAAGTCTATGTTAGACCATTAATTAGAAACTAAACTAATTATGTGTTGGGATAAGCTTGAAATAGCTTGGGTTGGAAGCTACCTAATCCTAATGTGTTATGGTTATCTAAAAGGATTAGGAAATATAGAGTTGTGTTGGTCTTATGAGGTTAGGATAATTAAAGTGTTATATAAGGATATGCAAAGTGTGTTGCATAACTTAAGAGAGTTGAGAGCTTTAGTTTTTGAGATAGTTTTCTAAAGCAATAAAGAGTTTGAGTTTGAGTTATAATATTTGAGCAAATACTTTATGTTTGATACAATAAGTGGTATCAGAGCTTCAGGAAGCTATGAGAGATATAATTGTGTCGACAGAAAAGAAAGAAGGTGGAGGAGGACCTTCGACCATCAAGTGTCTGATGCTTACTGCCACAAATTACACAGTTTGGGCTATGAGAATGAAGATCACTCTTAAGGTTCATAAGGTCTGGGAAGTCATCGAATCAGAGTCGACGGAAATCGATAAAAACAACATGGCCACGGCCTTGTTGTTCCAGTCAATCCGGGAGGCACTGATTCTGCAGGTTGGCGATCTTAACACCGCAAAGAAGGTATGAGATGCCATTAAAGCACGGCATATGGGAGCTGAACGAATAAAGGAAGCGAGACTTCAGACACTAATGGCCGAATTTGATCCACTAAAGATGAAGGATTCCGAAACCATTGATGATTTTGCAGGGAAACTTTCAGAAATATCGTCAAAATCGGCTGCCCTAGGTATTGATATTGAAGAACCAAAGCTCGTCCGCAAATTTCTTAAAAGTTTGCCTCACAAGAAATATATTCAGATTGTTGCCTTCCCAAAAGGCCTCGTACTAATTAGAGTTGGACTTAGAGAAGAACATAATCTTCTAGGTATTTTGGCTTGTTACTTTATCTGGTTGATCTTCGCAGAGCCGGTTGATCATCTTATTCCTCTGTTTCGCTATCTTCGAGATCGATGAACCTACAAGAAACAGAGGAGCTGACAGTATGAAGAAGGATGAATCAATTATCGAGCTCGAAGATAGCGAAACAGAGGAAGAAGATGATCAACCGGGTCTGCGAAGATCAACCAGACAAAGTAACAAGCCAAAATACCTAGAAGATTATGTTCTTCTCGCAGAAGAAGAAAGAGAGAAACTATTACTGTCTTAACAACGAGCCGATCAACTTCTTGGAAGCAAGTGAATCAAGAGAATGGATTCAAGTGTGTATCGATGAGATTGATTCAATTATCAGAAACAACACATGGGTCCTTGTCGAGCTCCGGTCGGAGTCAAGCCAATAGGCCTGAAGTGGGTCTTTAAGATCAAGCGTAATGTTGATGGAAGCATCAACAAATACAAAGCTTGGCTTGGGGCTAAAGGATACGTGCAACAATATGGAGTCGACTTTGATGAAGTATTCGCGCCGGTAGCACGACTTGGGACAATTCAACTACTCATCAATCTTGCAGCAGCTCGTGGATGGGAAGTTCATCATCTCGATGTGAAAACAGCCTTTCTGCATGGAGAATTAAAAGAAGTCGTCTACGTCTCACAACCTGAAGGATTTGTGAAGCAGGTAGAAGAAGGGAAAGTATACAAGCTTCGCAAAGCACTATATGGGTTAAGACAAGCACCGAGGGCTTGGAATACGAAGTTAAATCAAATTCTTATGGAGCTTAAATTCACAAAGTGTACGAAGGAGCCTTCCGTATACAGAAAGATGGTAGACGAGCATCTCCTCGTAGTCGCGGTCTATGTAGATGACCTATTTGTTACTAGAGTTCAAGCAGAGAATGGCGTCGAAATTCGACATGAGTGATCTTGGCTTGTTGACTTACTATCTAGGGATAGAAGTTTGTCAACATATTGGAGGTATAGTACTGAATCAAAGACGCTACGCTCTTAAGATCTTAGAAGACGCAGGAATGGATAAGTGCAACTTGGTTCAAACACCGATGGAAGCTGGCTTAAAACTCTCTAAGGCAGCTGGAGAAAGAGAGATTGACGCCTCAGATTACAGAAGAAAGATAGGCTGTCTACGATATATGCTTCATACG
This sequence is a window from Brassica oleracea var. oleracea cultivar TO1000 chromosome C1, BOL, whole genome shotgun sequence. Protein-coding genes within it:
- the LOC106332475 gene encoding uncharacterized protein LOC106332475, translating into MTTRGRQFDTQGQRGESSSSFLVSSKVARFVGSAASASKAKKKAKSVSAIARSVLSDDVPTRSVAPVFCSPPLGFSAKFGSVPDIPALLGALIAAPATESAAPVMESPALVVNSTVKAGSSSPRSDVATAGVNPLPHLPIGASFYMPAVISQSVTPAPKVPLLIPAQTAPPRNYASVLKNSSELQELGTPTDHVSGVPFVLIPDENIETTKEEFKDFLYASFHGDVPPMGRIIGVVNAVWAKSGPRIYVHRLGKGSFLLRVTNPKTRETLLSRSCWNITGLSMFVAPWSPDFAPGEAPITSAVVPDELRNVPYLLYNNESLSRLATVVGRPVSVAPETQRKENFQVAKLYVKVDLLKRLPDTIVSGFSNGREFRIDVSYPWLPIKCEHCGKYGHKKEECHVEIAAGFLNQNFAPPNQRKRSMSRPARSRTAKPIFGSQTYVPKAASVQVIEAPMTGPVSEDSEKLDTSVNPIPEVTENLEMLEESVAISKGTGVDGKMIALDQSLELEEGEVSPVPCQDSITADSTSNIGEPVSADQDEEGFSTPARKKTSHLGGSNMHPQAVTASVHVGNCSNSFDVLSDDQVVDDPFFLVNNRKSGRKLEDRIPLWDSLVDIQATSPVYRFPWTVIGDFNQILRVSHHSNHISARVDTAGIEEINLSLQDAELFEAQAKGLPFTWTNNQDDNPISTKIDHAFINQSWSSSFPDSYAEFLEPGQSDHAPCLFHLPSVRRRVCKPFKFFPHVTDHPDYSQLVSESWNCSQITGTDQFKLVRSLKLLKMVLRRLNKRHFSGISQRVKDQTVIVDWLQRSLLTLPDSDTAREEHIQRMVTQYVTRNHIHFLKDENDLVISSTDDLKSHSAQYFQNILGVTDLPISMAPMDELQDLLPFRCSEIQQTYLS